One genomic segment of Amycolatopsis sp. Hca4 includes these proteins:
- a CDS encoding ABC transporter substrate-binding protein: protein MAEKTDWSRRSFLGLSALGVLGLAGCGSDPAPAPKVDVQVPKALLDQAASLRGGSVGMLSQKLYAEAANKALDKSLQVFAQATGTTVRNDLVSGDAGDMVAKMDAEVKAGTNRDLAFVSDRRFVGQLHNLGALTDVTDVVTEMKALYGEPATEANNYCVFDGRWFAIPYHFIATGMYLRKDWYAEKGLPLKPYYSWEELRDNALAVSDPAKRRFGWGLTVNRSGDANGFIANVINCYGGAIADNTGTKVVFNSPETVAAVSFIGDIYTNPKYAPMLPPGVGSWTDSSNNENWLAQILGLTLNQFSVYADSKTKKNPVYANTHVFNGATGPALDRPLAFGESNSFVVFKGAKNPELAKLVAKFMVGGSALLGVAKEAPCLVNPSWDKVWDSDPYYTTGDPAFAALREQTRAPLPVKTRTGYAFPQAPSPGEQAATAAYLLTDMMQSVIQGTRPAEAVAATHGRIVQIFEQQGYRQ from the coding sequence ATGGCAGAGAAAACGGACTGGTCGAGGCGCAGCTTCCTCGGGCTGAGCGCGCTGGGCGTGCTCGGCCTGGCCGGCTGCGGGAGCGACCCGGCACCCGCGCCCAAAGTCGACGTCCAGGTGCCCAAGGCGCTGCTCGACCAGGCGGCCTCGCTCCGCGGCGGGTCGGTCGGGATGCTCTCGCAGAAGCTGTACGCCGAAGCGGCCAACAAGGCACTGGACAAGTCGCTGCAGGTGTTCGCCCAGGCCACCGGCACCACGGTCCGCAACGACCTGGTGTCCGGCGACGCCGGCGACATGGTCGCGAAGATGGACGCCGAAGTGAAGGCGGGCACCAACCGCGACCTGGCCTTCGTGAGCGACCGGCGGTTCGTCGGCCAGCTCCACAACCTCGGCGCCCTCACCGACGTCACCGACGTGGTCACGGAAATGAAGGCGCTGTACGGGGAACCCGCGACGGAGGCGAACAACTACTGCGTGTTCGACGGCCGCTGGTTCGCGATCCCGTACCACTTCATCGCGACCGGGATGTACCTGCGCAAGGACTGGTACGCGGAGAAGGGGCTGCCGCTCAAGCCCTACTACTCGTGGGAAGAGCTGCGCGACAACGCCTTGGCGGTCTCCGACCCGGCGAAGCGGCGCTTCGGCTGGGGGCTCACGGTGAACCGCTCGGGCGATGCCAACGGCTTCATCGCCAACGTCATCAACTGCTACGGCGGGGCGATCGCGGACAACACCGGCACGAAAGTGGTGTTCAACTCGCCGGAAACCGTCGCCGCCGTCTCGTTCATCGGAGACATCTACACGAATCCGAAGTACGCGCCGATGCTGCCGCCGGGGGTCGGCAGCTGGACCGACTCGAGCAACAACGAGAACTGGCTCGCCCAGATCCTGGGGCTGACGCTCAACCAGTTCAGCGTCTACGCCGACTCGAAGACCAAGAAGAACCCGGTCTACGCCAACACGCACGTGTTCAACGGGGCCACCGGGCCGGCGCTCGACCGGCCGCTCGCGTTCGGCGAGTCCAACTCGTTCGTCGTGTTCAAGGGCGCGAAGAACCCCGAGCTGGCCAAGCTGGTCGCGAAGTTCATGGTGGGCGGGAGCGCCCTGCTCGGCGTCGCGAAAGAAGCACCGTGCCTGGTGAACCCCTCGTGGGACAAGGTGTGGGACTCCGACCCGTACTACACCACCGGTGACCCGGCCTTCGCCGCGCTGCGGGAGCAGACCCGCGCGCCGCTGCCGGTGAAAACCCGCACGGGCTATGCCTTCCCGCAGGCCCCGAGCCCCGGCGAGCAGGCCGCCACCGCCGCGTACCTGCTGACCGACATGATGCAGTCGGTCATCCAGGGCACGCGCCCGGCCGAAGCCGTCGCCGCGACGCACGGCCGGATCGTGCAGATCTTCGAGCAACAGGGCTACCGGCAATGA
- a CDS encoding FadR/GntR family transcriptional regulator, giving the protein MPRRQESPDAVKVRTLPVQVAAHLTRRIVRGEIDEGRAPSETEISQEFGVSRVVARETLKILASLDIVDVAQGRRVVVRPRAEWDYLSPLLIEWLPPETVDELLRELHQMRALLEPELAAMAAASVTDETLNRLKDEIGRMAALEADPEAYLEVDHEFHMEICRAADNRILDRIMYSARWLGTASRRVTNEAPSGLHRATAQHTEIYEALLARDAEAARAAMRRHLSNNYSTLLSENEQRRKRAARRR; this is encoded by the coding sequence ATGCCAAGGAGACAAGAGTCTCCGGACGCTGTCAAGGTCCGGACCCTCCCGGTGCAGGTGGCCGCTCACCTGACCCGGCGGATCGTCCGCGGCGAAATCGACGAGGGCCGGGCGCCGTCGGAAACCGAGATCTCCCAAGAGTTCGGTGTGTCCCGTGTGGTCGCCCGGGAGACGCTCAAGATCCTCGCCTCGCTCGACATCGTCGACGTCGCGCAGGGCCGCCGCGTCGTCGTGCGCCCCCGCGCGGAGTGGGATTACCTGAGCCCGTTGCTGATCGAGTGGCTGCCCCCCGAGACCGTCGACGAGCTGCTGCGGGAACTGCACCAGATGCGCGCGCTGCTCGAGCCCGAACTCGCCGCGATGGCCGCGGCCAGCGTCACCGACGAGACGCTGAACCGGCTCAAGGACGAGATCGGCCGGATGGCCGCGCTCGAAGCCGATCCCGAGGCCTACCTCGAGGTCGACCACGAATTCCACATGGAGATCTGCCGCGCGGCCGACAACCGGATCCTCGACCGGATCATGTACTCCGCCCGCTGGCTCGGCACGGCCAGCCGGCGCGTGACCAACGAGGCGCCGTCCGGGTTGCACCGCGCCACCGCCCAGCACACGGAGATCTACGAAGCGCTCCTGGCGCGCGACGCGGAGGCGGCGCGCGCGGCGATGCGCCGGCACCTGAGCAACAACTACTCCACGCTCCTCTCGGAAAACGAACAGCGACGCAAGCGGGCCGCTCGGCGGCGTTAG
- a CDS encoding mandelate racemase/muconate lactonizing enzyme family protein, with protein MRIVNVTTAVVAYHGEATLVRIDTDEGLSGFGEANPDAGAAAVVGMIGSLAPLLIGEDPRNVERCWEKLRRSKVFAGPQGGVFVIALSGIELALWDLAGKAAGQPVYRLLGGKFRDRIRLYADCGDGDDPAGSVSGCVDRAQRMVAEGFTALKFDIDDLSHPAKFDVFNHTINAAELHSMVSRVAAVREAIGPDVDLAIDLHARYDVPSACRISWELEPFGLMWLEEPLPAENVDALVRVRAQTRTPICAGENLYLRWGFRELLERGAVDVIEPDVPKCGGLAEAKKIANLAELHYVPFAPHLVSTPLGTMATSHQCAAIPNFYVQEWHALEERAVWDSYVHAPDGSGSIVKDGYITLPDSPGIGVELDLDGVRAHAVAGYGVFE; from the coding sequence ATGCGGATCGTGAACGTCACGACGGCGGTGGTGGCCTACCACGGCGAGGCCACCCTGGTCCGGATCGACACCGACGAGGGGCTCAGCGGGTTCGGTGAAGCCAACCCCGACGCCGGCGCGGCCGCGGTGGTCGGGATGATCGGCTCCCTGGCCCCGCTGCTGATCGGCGAGGACCCGCGCAACGTCGAGCGGTGCTGGGAGAAACTGCGCCGCAGCAAGGTTTTCGCGGGCCCGCAGGGCGGCGTGTTCGTGATCGCGCTGTCCGGCATCGAGCTCGCGCTGTGGGACCTCGCCGGCAAGGCGGCCGGCCAGCCGGTGTACCGGTTGCTCGGCGGCAAGTTCCGCGACCGGATCCGCCTCTACGCCGACTGCGGCGACGGCGACGACCCGGCGGGCTCGGTCAGCGGCTGCGTCGACCGGGCCCAGCGGATGGTCGCCGAAGGCTTCACCGCCCTCAAGTTCGACATCGACGACCTGAGCCACCCGGCGAAGTTCGACGTCTTCAACCACACGATCAACGCGGCCGAGCTGCACTCGATGGTCTCCCGCGTGGCGGCGGTCCGGGAGGCGATCGGCCCGGACGTCGACCTGGCGATCGACCTGCACGCCCGCTACGACGTGCCGAGCGCGTGCCGGATTTCGTGGGAGCTCGAGCCGTTCGGCCTGATGTGGCTGGAGGAACCGCTGCCGGCGGAGAACGTCGACGCGCTGGTGCGGGTCCGCGCGCAGACCCGCACGCCGATCTGCGCCGGCGAAAACCTGTACCTGCGCTGGGGTTTCCGCGAGCTGCTCGAACGCGGCGCGGTGGACGTGATCGAGCCGGACGTCCCGAAGTGCGGCGGCCTGGCCGAGGCCAAGAAGATCGCCAACCTCGCGGAGCTGCACTACGTCCCGTTCGCACCGCACCTGGTGTCGACCCCGCTGGGCACGATGGCCACGTCCCACCAGTGCGCGGCGATCCCCAACTTCTACGTCCAGGAGTGGCACGCGTTGGAGGAGCGGGCGGTGTGGGACAGCTACGTCCACGCCCCGGACGGAAGCGGCTCGATCGTCAAGGACGGCTACATCACGCTCCCCGACTCGCCGGGCATCGGGGTGGAGCTGGACCTGGACGGCGTCCGGGCGCACGCTGTTGCGGGGTACGGCGTGTTCGAGTAG
- a CDS encoding class I SAM-dependent methyltransferase has product MTEATFDPIAELYDKFAELSHARYRQWLERVLPARGGRAIDLGCGAGRFLGLLAERYDDVLAVDAAPRMIELARERHPQVRYRVGDLWEITPEAEGTFDLVVSVNTLHHLGPDPAAYLAHVRRLLRPGGRIAVVDCVRHTPGWASTPPAYGLYRFSRTMSGAIRAGVAGRSLADALASYRLRRHPQWRSLAAQAPTLTRAEFHHHYTAAFPGAAVSDALDPSVCAIAGEVSGLRQARNAEPRRTA; this is encoded by the coding sequence GTGACCGAAGCGACGTTCGACCCCATCGCCGAGCTCTACGACAAGTTCGCCGAGCTCAGCCACGCCCGCTACCGGCAGTGGCTGGAACGGGTGCTGCCCGCCCGCGGCGGGCGGGCGATCGACCTGGGCTGCGGCGCCGGCCGCTTCCTCGGGCTGCTCGCCGAACGCTACGACGACGTCCTGGCCGTCGACGCCGCTCCCCGCATGATCGAGCTGGCCCGCGAACGGCACCCGCAGGTCCGGTACCGGGTCGGCGACCTGTGGGAGATCACGCCCGAGGCGGAGGGGACGTTCGACCTCGTCGTCAGCGTCAACACCCTGCACCACCTCGGCCCGGACCCGGCCGCGTACCTGGCGCACGTCCGCAGGCTGCTGCGCCCGGGCGGCCGGATCGCCGTCGTCGACTGCGTCCGGCACACCCCCGGCTGGGCGTCGACCCCGCCGGCCTACGGGCTGTACCGGTTTTCCCGCACGATGTCCGGTGCGATCCGGGCCGGAGTCGCCGGCCGCTCGCTGGCCGACGCGCTGGCCAGCTACCGGCTCCGCCGCCACCCGCAGTGGCGCAGCCTCGCGGCCCAGGCCCCGACGCTCACCCGCGCGGAGTTCCACCACCACTACACGGCAGCGTTCCCCGGCGCCGCCGTCAGCGACGCCCTCGACCCGTCCGTGTGCGCGATCGCGGGCGAAGTGAGCGGGCTGCGGCAGGCGCGCAACGCCGAGCCGCGGCGGACCGCCTGA
- a CDS encoding LLM class flavin-dependent oxidoreductase — translation MASGTGPRIAVALDGAGWHPAAWREAGARPRELFTAGYWAGLVQEAEAGKLDFVTFEDSLALQSVSPIGRPGERTDIVQGRLDAVLVAARVAPLTSRIGLVPTAVVTHTEPFHLSKAIATLDYVSSGRAGVRVQVAGRPDDNRHFGRREFGEFRLEDSAEPDKPSPLADLFDEAADYVEVLRRLWDSWEDDAEIRDVATGRFVDREKLHYIDFEGRWFSVKGPSITPRPPQGQPLVSALAHAAIPYRLAARSADVVYVTPFDRGQAGAIVAAVREEQEKAGRGGETLHVFGDVVVFLDETEQAAADRKARLDDRFGAPFTSDAHVFTGTPAGLADLLLDWQQAGLSGFRLRPGAVPHDLTAVTRGLVPELRSRGAFRTEYEASTLRGLLGLSRPANRYAAV, via the coding sequence ATGGCATCAGGAACCGGACCGCGGATCGCCGTCGCGCTGGACGGGGCGGGGTGGCACCCCGCCGCCTGGCGGGAAGCCGGGGCACGGCCGCGTGAGCTGTTCACCGCCGGTTACTGGGCCGGCCTCGTGCAGGAGGCCGAGGCGGGCAAGCTGGACTTCGTCACCTTCGAAGACTCCCTCGCGCTGCAGAGCGTGAGCCCCATCGGGCGGCCCGGCGAGCGGACCGACATCGTCCAGGGCCGCCTCGACGCCGTGCTGGTCGCCGCGCGGGTCGCGCCGCTGACCTCGCGGATCGGGCTCGTGCCGACCGCGGTGGTCACCCACACCGAGCCGTTCCACCTGTCCAAGGCCATCGCCACGCTCGACTACGTCAGCAGCGGCCGGGCCGGGGTCCGCGTCCAGGTCGCCGGCCGCCCCGACGACAACCGGCACTTCGGCCGCCGGGAGTTCGGCGAGTTCCGGCTCGAGGACTCGGCCGAGCCGGACAAGCCCAGCCCGCTGGCCGACCTGTTCGACGAGGCCGCGGACTACGTCGAGGTGCTGCGCCGTCTCTGGGACAGCTGGGAGGACGACGCCGAGATCCGCGACGTCGCCACCGGCCGGTTCGTCGACCGCGAGAAGCTGCACTACATCGACTTCGAGGGCCGCTGGTTCTCGGTCAAGGGCCCGTCGATCACCCCGCGGCCGCCCCAGGGCCAGCCGCTGGTCAGCGCGCTCGCCCACGCCGCCATCCCGTACCGGCTCGCCGCCCGTTCGGCCGACGTCGTCTACGTCACGCCGTTCGACCGCGGGCAAGCCGGCGCGATCGTCGCCGCCGTGCGCGAGGAGCAGGAGAAAGCGGGCCGCGGTGGCGAGACCCTGCACGTCTTCGGCGACGTCGTGGTGTTCCTCGACGAGACCGAGCAGGCCGCCGCCGACCGCAAGGCCCGGCTCGACGACCGGTTCGGCGCCCCGTTCACCTCCGACGCCCACGTCTTCACCGGCACCCCGGCCGGCCTGGCCGACCTGCTGCTCGACTGGCAGCAGGCCGGGCTTTCCGGCTTCCGCCTGCGCCCGGGTGCCGTGCCGCACGACCTCACCGCCGTCACCCGCGGCCTGGTCCCGGAGCTGCGGTCACGGGGCGCCTTCCGCACCGAGTACGAAGCGAGCACCCTGCGGGGCCTGCTCGGCCTGTCCCGGCCCGCCAACCGCTACGCAGCTGTCTGA
- a CDS encoding NtaA/DmoA family FMN-dependent monooxygenase (This protein belongs to a clade of FMN-dependent monooxygenases, within a broader family of flavin-dependent oxidoreductases, the luciferase-like monooxygenase (LMM) family, some of whose members use coenzyme F420 rather than FMN.) has product MTRKQIHLAAHFPGVNNTTVWSDPEAGSHIEFSSFVKLAQTAERAKFDFFFLAEGLRLREQGGQIYDLDVVGRPDTFTVLSALAAVTERLGLAGTINSTFNEPFEVARQFASLDHLSAGRAAWNVVTSWDAFTGENFRRGGFLPNDQRYERAETFLRTAWELFDSWRGDEVVADADAGVFLRDPEAGAFAHHDAHFDIEGRFPVPRSPQGRPVIIQAGDSDEGREFAAATADAIFSRYGTLEAGQAFYSDVKGRLAKYGRKPEQLVILPAATFVLGDTDADAHERAHVVRRQQVSGQTAIKFLEQVWNTDLSAHDPDGPLPSTDPVVDGSTIAPGRASVRMYRDPIATAREWRQLAEAKNLSTRDLIIEVTGRQTFIGSPSTVAAAIDDLVQADASDGFILVPHVTPGGLDEFADTVVPLLQERGSFRTEYTGTTLREHLGLEA; this is encoded by the coding sequence ATGACCCGCAAGCAGATCCACCTCGCGGCGCACTTCCCCGGCGTCAACAACACGACCGTGTGGAGCGACCCGGAGGCCGGCAGCCACATCGAGTTCAGCTCCTTCGTCAAGCTCGCCCAGACCGCCGAACGTGCGAAGTTCGACTTCTTCTTCCTGGCCGAAGGGCTGCGGCTGCGCGAGCAGGGCGGGCAGATCTACGACCTCGACGTGGTCGGCCGCCCGGACACCTTCACCGTGCTGTCCGCGCTGGCCGCGGTCACCGAGCGGCTCGGGCTGGCCGGCACGATCAACTCGACGTTCAACGAGCCGTTCGAGGTGGCGCGGCAGTTCGCCTCGCTCGACCACCTCTCCGCCGGGCGCGCGGCCTGGAACGTCGTCACGTCGTGGGACGCCTTCACCGGCGAGAACTTCCGCCGCGGCGGGTTCCTCCCGAACGACCAGCGCTACGAGCGCGCGGAGACGTTCCTGCGCACGGCGTGGGAGCTGTTCGACTCCTGGCGCGGCGACGAAGTCGTCGCGGACGCCGACGCCGGCGTGTTCCTGCGCGACCCCGAGGCCGGCGCGTTCGCCCACCACGACGCCCACTTCGACATCGAAGGCCGGTTCCCGGTCCCCCGCAGCCCCCAGGGCCGTCCGGTGATCATCCAGGCGGGAGACTCCGACGAGGGCCGCGAGTTCGCCGCGGCCACCGCCGACGCGATCTTCAGCCGCTACGGCACGCTCGAAGCCGGCCAGGCGTTCTACTCCGACGTCAAGGGCCGCCTGGCGAAGTACGGCCGCAAGCCGGAGCAGCTGGTGATCCTCCCGGCGGCGACGTTCGTCCTCGGCGACACCGACGCCGACGCCCACGAACGCGCCCACGTGGTCCGCCGCCAGCAGGTCAGCGGCCAGACGGCGATCAAGTTCCTCGAGCAGGTCTGGAACACCGACCTGTCCGCCCACGACCCCGACGGCCCGCTGCCCTCGACGGACCCGGTGGTCGACGGCTCGACGATCGCCCCCGGCCGCGCCAGCGTCCGCATGTACCGCGACCCGATCGCCACCGCCCGCGAGTGGCGGCAGCTGGCGGAGGCGAAGAACCTGTCGACCCGCGACCTGATCATCGAGGTGACGGGCAGGCAGACGTTCATCGGCTCCCCGTCAACGGTAGCGGCGGCGATCGACGACCTGGTCCAGGCCGACGCGAGCGACGGCTTCATCCTGGTCCCGCACGTCACGCCGGGCGGGCTGGACGAGTTCGCCGACACGGTGGTGCCCCTGCTGCAGGAGCGCGGCTCGTTCCGGACGGAGTACACCGGCACGACGTTGCGGGAGCACCTCGGCCTGGAGGCCTGA
- a CDS encoding TspO/MBR family protein has product MTTVHRSAPAPLALAGFFAAVAAVAVVGSLAATRSRDVYAALAQPPWAPPSWLFGPVWTVLYILIAVSGWLFWRAPGTRAGFAWYAAGLVLNAAWTPLFFAAGAYTLALAEIVLLDIVIAGTVAVFRRRSKTAAALQLPYLAWTLFATALNAAIIVLNP; this is encoded by the coding sequence ATGACGACGGTGCACCGTTCGGCCCCGGCCCCGCTGGCCTTGGCCGGCTTCTTCGCCGCGGTGGCCGCGGTCGCCGTCGTGGGCAGCCTGGCGGCCACCCGCTCGAGGGACGTCTACGCCGCGCTGGCCCAGCCGCCGTGGGCACCGCCGTCGTGGCTGTTCGGTCCGGTGTGGACGGTGTTGTACATCCTGATCGCGGTGTCCGGCTGGCTGTTCTGGCGCGCCCCGGGCACCCGGGCCGGCTTCGCCTGGTACGCGGCGGGCCTGGTCCTCAACGCGGCGTGGACACCGCTGTTCTTCGCCGCCGGCGCCTACACGCTCGCCCTGGCCGAGATCGTGCTCCTCGACATCGTCATCGCGGGCACGGTGGCGGTGTTCCGCAGGCGTTCGAAGACCGCGGCGGCGCTCCAGCTGCCGTACCTGGCCTGGACCCTGTTCGCCACAGCCCTCAACGCGGCGATCATCGTGCTCAACCCCTGA
- a CDS encoding TIGR01777 family oxidoreductase → MARIFRSVVRSAVDDVFAWHARPGAIARLTPPWQPVRVGAEAGSLRDGTAKLVLAGCVPWVAAHDAGGYEPPHQFVDRLANPVLRWRHTHRFEAAGPDRTLVTDHVDTPVPEALLRSMFAYRHRQLAADLAAHQRYRHEPLTVAVTGARGLVGTALTAMLTTGGHRVVRLVRRPAETADERTWQPDDPAADLLTGVDAVVHLAGASVAGRFDERHRRAVRDSRIGPTRALAELAARTPGGPGVFVSASAVGYYGPDRGDEVLDEESERGQGFLADVVADWEAATEPASAAGLRVVRVRTGLVLSPRGGLLRLQYPLFAAGLGGPLGAGRQWMPWIGLDDLAEIYLRAVTDTVLSGPVNAVGPEPVRNAEYTRTLAAVLKRPALLKVPSFGPRLLLGEDGARELAFADQRVVPRLLTDLGHDFRHRRLADALGHLLGTATAPVFEDSMAEGTA, encoded by the coding sequence GTGGCCAGGATCTTTCGGTCGGTAGTCCGCTCGGCCGTCGACGATGTCTTCGCCTGGCACGCCCGGCCCGGGGCGATCGCGCGGCTCACCCCGCCGTGGCAGCCGGTGCGCGTCGGCGCCGAGGCGGGTTCGCTGCGCGACGGCACGGCGAAACTCGTCCTGGCCGGCTGCGTGCCGTGGGTGGCCGCGCACGACGCCGGCGGCTACGAGCCACCCCACCAGTTCGTCGACCGGCTCGCCAATCCCGTGCTGCGGTGGCGGCACACGCACCGGTTCGAGGCGGCCGGTCCGGACCGGACCCTGGTCACCGACCACGTCGACACCCCGGTGCCGGAGGCGCTCCTGCGGTCGATGTTCGCCTACCGCCACCGGCAGCTGGCGGCGGACCTGGCCGCGCACCAGCGGTACCGGCACGAGCCGCTGACGGTCGCGGTGACCGGGGCGCGCGGGCTGGTCGGCACGGCGCTGACGGCGATGCTGACCACCGGGGGACACCGGGTCGTCCGGCTGGTGCGGCGCCCGGCGGAGACGGCGGACGAACGGACGTGGCAGCCGGACGACCCCGCCGCCGACCTGCTCACCGGCGTCGACGCGGTCGTGCACCTGGCCGGCGCCTCGGTGGCCGGCCGCTTCGACGAGCGGCACCGGCGGGCGGTGCGGGACAGCCGGATCGGACCGACGCGGGCGCTCGCGGAGCTGGCCGCGCGCACGCCCGGCGGACCGGGGGTGTTCGTCTCGGCGTCCGCGGTCGGCTACTACGGACCGGACCGGGGTGATGAGGTCCTCGACGAGGAAAGCGAGCGGGGACAGGGGTTCCTGGCCGACGTCGTCGCCGACTGGGAGGCGGCCACCGAACCGGCGTCGGCGGCGGGGCTGCGGGTGGTCCGGGTGCGCACGGGCCTGGTGCTGAGCCCGCGCGGCGGCCTGCTGCGGCTGCAGTACCCGCTGTTCGCCGCCGGGCTCGGCGGCCCGCTCGGCGCCGGACGGCAGTGGATGCCGTGGATCGGCCTCGACGACCTGGCCGAGATCTACCTGCGGGCCGTGACCGACACCGTCCTCAGTGGACCGGTCAACGCGGTGGGCCCGGAACCGGTGCGCAACGCCGAATACACGCGCACGCTGGCCGCGGTGCTCAAGAGGCCGGCGCTGCTCAAGGTGCCGTCGTTCGGCCCGCGGCTGCTGCTGGGGGAGGACGGCGCCCGCGAGCTCGCGTTCGCCGACCAGCGCGTGGTGCCCCGCCTGCTGACCGACCTGGGCCACGACTTCCGGCACCGGCGCCTGGCGGACGCGCTCGGCCACCTGCTGGGCACGGCGACGGCCCCGGTGTTCGAGGACTCGATGGCGGAAGGAACGGCATGA
- a CDS encoding cytochrome bc complex cytochrome b subunit: MSSLTTPTKGTSPVGKALGEAANNADQRYRLAKGLRHQMNKVFPTHWSFLLGEIALYSFIILLLTGVYLTLFFDPSMQEVVYHGSFKNMQGLEMSQAFRTTLDISFDVRGGLFMRQLHHWAALIFVASMAVHMLRIFFTGAFRRPREANWVIGGLLLILGCFEGFFGYSLPDDLLSGTGIRATLSGIVLSVPVAGTWIHWALFGGEFPGDQIIPRLYTLHILLIPGIMLALVGAHLALVWYQKHTQFPGVRRKETNVVGVRIMPYFALKGGAFFTLVVGVLALMSGLFQINPVWNFGPYNPSQVSAGSQPDWYMGWADGLLRVWPPWELYLGDHTVPPVFFAGAIGIAVLVTALLSYPFIERRLTGDTAHHNLLQRPRDVPVRTAIGAMALTFFLVLTLSSFNDIIAVQFDLSLNAMTWAGRIGLLVGPPLAYFVSYRLCVGLQRSDREVLEHGIETGIIKRLPHGEFIEIHQPLAPIPLEYQGAPVPKKMNKLGSAGHALPGSLLTPDPPAETRALDRERR; encoded by the coding sequence ATGAGTTCACTCACCACGCCGACCAAGGGCACCAGCCCGGTCGGGAAGGCGCTGGGCGAGGCCGCGAACAACGCCGACCAGCGCTACCGGCTGGCCAAGGGCCTGCGGCACCAGATGAACAAGGTGTTCCCGACCCACTGGTCGTTCCTGCTGGGCGAGATCGCGCTCTACAGCTTCATCATCCTGCTGCTGACCGGGGTCTACCTGACGCTGTTCTTCGACCCCTCGATGCAGGAGGTCGTCTACCACGGCAGCTTCAAGAACATGCAGGGCCTGGAGATGTCCCAGGCGTTCCGCACGACGCTGGACATCTCCTTCGACGTGCGCGGCGGCCTGTTCATGCGCCAGCTGCACCACTGGGCCGCGCTGATCTTCGTCGCGTCCATGGCCGTGCACATGCTGCGCATCTTCTTCACCGGCGCGTTCCGGCGCCCGCGTGAGGCGAACTGGGTGATCGGCGGGCTGCTGCTGATCCTGGGCTGCTTCGAAGGCTTCTTCGGCTACTCGCTGCCGGACGACCTGCTCTCCGGGACCGGTATCCGGGCGACGCTGTCGGGCATCGTGCTGTCGGTGCCGGTGGCCGGGACCTGGATCCACTGGGCGCTGTTCGGCGGGGAGTTCCCGGGCGATCAGATCATCCCGCGGCTGTACACGCTGCACATCCTGCTCATCCCGGGCATCATGCTCGCGCTGGTCGGGGCGCACCTGGCGCTGGTCTGGTACCAGAAGCACACCCAGTTCCCGGGCGTGCGCCGCAAGGAGACCAACGTGGTCGGGGTGCGGATCATGCCGTACTTCGCGCTCAAGGGCGGGGCGTTCTTCACCCTGGTCGTCGGGGTGCTGGCGCTGATGTCGGGGCTGTTCCAGATCAACCCGGTGTGGAACTTCGGGCCGTACAACCCGTCCCAGGTCTCCGCCGGGTCCCAGCCGGACTGGTACATGGGGTGGGCGGACGGCTTGCTGCGCGTGTGGCCACCGTGGGAGCTGTACCTCGGCGACCACACCGTGCCGCCGGTGTTCTTCGCCGGCGCGATCGGCATCGCCGTGCTGGTGACGGCGCTGCTGAGCTACCCGTTCATCGAGCGGAGGCTCACCGGCGACACCGCGCACCACAACCTGCTGCAGCGGCCGCGCGACGTCCCGGTCCGCACGGCCATCGGGGCGATGGCGCTGACGTTCTTCCTCGTGCTCACCCTTTCCAGCTTCAACGACATCATCGCCGTGCAGTTCGACCTGTCCCTCAACGCGATGACGTGGGCGGGCCGGATCGGGCTGCTCGTCGGGCCGCCGCTGGCCTACTTCGTCAGCTACCGGCTCTGCGTCGGCCTGCAGCGGAGTGACCGCGAGGTGCTGGAGCACGGCATCGAGACCGGCATCATCAAGCGGCTGCCGCACGGGGAGTTCATCGAGATCCACCAGCCGCTCGCGCCGATCCCGCTCGAATACCAGGGCGCGCCGGTGCCGAAGAAGATGAACAAGCTGGGCTCGGCCGGGCACGCACTCCCCGGTTCGCTGCTGACGCCGGACCCGCCCGCGGAGACCCGGGCCCTGGACCGGGAACGCCGGTGA